Genomic DNA from Hordeum vulgare subsp. vulgare chromosome 2H, MorexV3_pseudomolecules_assembly, whole genome shotgun sequence:
GTGGCGTCCACTTGTCAAAGTTTATCCATCTAGCTTAGTTTAATTCCGCGTTGCTTTTGCCACGCCCAACAGCACGTGATTTGGACGCTGGGACGAATCAACAAACCGAATACTTGGTCCACTAGCTGTGTGTGTCCCCCCTTAGCAAAGCCTAGGTAGCAAAGCTAGAGGATAAACGAAGCAAGAAATGATGAATCATGCGGGTACAAATTACCTAAACAAAAGCCCAGGCAATGgggaagttttttttttttttttttgaaatggaggctaagccccggcctctgcatcgatagATGCATACAACCATATGGGGAAGGGGTTTTGTCATCCACGATAAACGACGCTCATAGCCAAAAGTCTGTATGCGCTACATTATGGAACGAATGGAGTATCACTGAAGGCTATTTTTGGCGCTTGCGCGGTGGCGTGTTGCTCGGTGCGGTGCCGCCCCGCGTGACCGTCTGGCCTCGCGTGACTGTAATGACTCTATTGTTTCTTAACTAATACACAATCTTTTTAAAAAAAGACTATTTTTGAAGTAGTATATATGTCACAAATGAACAACCAGTAGAGACCAAGCTATTATGAATGATTTTATTTCTAAAAGTATTATGAATGACTAGAAAAATTACAAGTGGAGTAATATTGAGCGGTGCTGACTCAGTAGACTTGCATGTGGGGCTGCGGGTTCACCGGCTAGATGCATGGGAATAGAAGTTTACAAATTACAAGATCGAGGCAGCAGCAGTGGCACTAATCTATTGCCTACCGTAGATCTAGATCGAAAAATATGTTATTACTACACTAGATTAGTGAAGCCTAGCTACGAGTAAGCCCAAGTAAAGCGGGAGAAAAGGGAGGTTACGTGCGTGGAAGCGTGCATGCTTGTGCATGGGTAATTAGTTACAGCGGGCCGTTATCTTTCTTACCTGGGCGACAAAGTTGCTGACGACCCGGCCATCGTCGATGCACATGCGCGGCCCGTAGGTGTTGAAGATCCGCGCGATCCTCACCTGCCAGCACAAAGATTAGTTACAGTCAGTTAATTAACCAGGCGAAATTACCTTAATTACATTAGTTGCTGCACTTAATCTATATTTTCTGCTTCTaataaaggaaagaaaaaagagaagatgaTGCTTTCGTTTCCAGCAAAGTCGAGGTTGCTGGGTGAGTGGTGAATGATTAAAGGGCACGAACCTCGAGGTTGGCGCCGCGGTGGTAGTCCATGGTCAGTGTTTCCGCCGTCCTCTTTCCCTCGTCGTAGCAGCTCCGAACACCTGCCGATCAAATTCAGATAGCAAGTTGAATTAATACTTCTGTTGAGAAAGTGGAGAAGACGACGGTAGCATTTCCGTCTCTTTCCCATCCCATCCCGTGTGTGCTCCACCGGACGGACGAAGGCGACGTACGGCGATGGCGCACGGCGGCGTTAGGAGTTAGGAGAGGAGAGGAGTGGCGTACGTACCGATGGGGTTGACGTTGCCCCAGTAGGTCTCGACCTGGGGGTGCTGGAGTGGGTCGCCGTAGACCTCGCTGGTGCTGGTGAGGAGGAAGCGGGCGCCGACGCGCTTGGCGAGGCCGAGCATGTTGAGcgtgcccaccacgttggtcttgATGGTCTTGACGGGGTTGAACTTGTAGTGCACGGGGGAGGCCGGGCAGGCGAGGTGGTAGATCTGGTCCACCTCCAGCAGGATCGGCTCGACGACGTCGTGCCGGATCATCTCGAAGTTGGGGTTCCCGGCGTGGTGCGCCACGTTCTCCTTGCGCCCCGTGAAGAAGTTGTCCACCACGATCACGCTATCGCCGCGCGCCAGCAGCCGGTCCACCAGGTGGCTGCCCACGAACCCGGCCCCGCCGGTCACCACCACGCGCAGCCCCTTGCGCTTCAGCCCCAGCGGCACCCGCCCGTGCCGCCCGCCGGCCTCCTCGTACGCcatccgccccgcgccgcccgagTGGTACTGCCGCGACGCCAGCCCCACCGCCGCCAGGTGCGCCACGCTGCTGGTGgtggacgtggtggtggtggagggggagaggaggaggaagacgagggtgGCGAGGGCCATGCCGACCAAGGAGAAGACGAGGCGCTGCTCGCCCAGCACGTACCGGAGCGGCTGCGGCAGCTGCTGCCTGGTCCGCGGCTTGCTCTCGGCCGCGCGCGCgccgtcggccgccgccgccggctggcCGCGGTAGGTGAGCTCGGAGGACGCCATGGACGGGCGATGGGATCACGCGGTGGACTTGTCCCTGTGATCTCTCGATCGGCTCCTGATCGAGCTCTCTGGTGCGGGAGAAGGGGCAGAGGAGTGGCGCGTATTTGAGGAGGAGGTTCAGGTTAGGTGGGCTGGCCGCGGGCGACGCGTGGGCCGTGCGATCGGATCGCGGGCGCGGCCCGAGCCGCCCACGTGGACCCCGCGATCGGCGCCGCCTCGCGGGAGCCTCGCGCGCACGCACCTCGCCCCTCGATGTGGAAACATTTACCCGGCCCTGCCACCGTCCCCGTTCGTTAATCCCATTCCCTCCCATGGTTGACTGAGACTAATAGCATGTGTGCATTCACCGACCgagtcttgattttttttctcttcatGATGATGAGAGGAAAGGAGGCATGTTTAATCGGCAGCAAGTTGTGTAGTAGTACAGATTCTTAACGGCTTAATTAGTTACCTGGTCACTGCAAGGCCGGCTTCGAGGAAAAGAGGCATGCTCAACTGGTAGTGAAAAAACAGCATAAACATTAATAATCAACAATTTGTGTTGACGCGATGATGAAAAATCAATAATTTATGTTGGTACGATGATGGCAAATTTATTTTGTAAGCACGGCAAATTTCGGACGGAAGAATGAACCTAGGCGGATTTGCCGTGCTCGCCAACTGAGAACATAATTTGACGCAAAAAACGTTGGATTTGTCATGGCAAAAGCAAATTATAGCGAAATGCAAAAAACAAAGGTGAAGCCGATTGCCGGGTCGTTACGGACCGGGGCAAACACTAGCACCGAAAGGACCATTTCGAAGACCGGTTGAATACGATTTTGTGGGGCTGGTTTTGACATGTTCGAAGCGTTGTGCTTAGTTCGCACTCCTTGGTCTGGTCCACTGATTGATTGGCGCTTTAGGGAGGGCGCACGTCAAGGGCGCGCCGTGCACGCGTGATAGCAGCGTTGTTACTCGACCAGGGTGGACGGTGTCATGCGCGTGACCGGCTCTATGTATTAACCAGGGCTCCCGTTGGTTGGAACCAGGAAGCTGATGGCCCTGGCATACGGTGCACGACATCAGTGACGGAGTCAGAAACTAAATATACACAGGACCAAAATATGTTATGTAATGTTAGAGAAGGCTAAATCATTTAAACCTAGCTAATTTTATTTAATAAATAAAAGATTAAAAATACATATAGGTGTATTTGTAAGAGCACGAGGCCAAGACCCTGCCAACACCCCTGCCTCCGCCACTACTGCATGGCATGCACATATCATGGACTTGTCGTAGggcaagttttttttttttttttttgcgggccAGGGCATTCGCCTCCGGTTCACGGCCACATAGCGTGCGTCGTGTACACACTACGGTACGTACGTACACCGTATGAATACGCGCAGGCTATCTCTCCTACTAGTACGCGTGGGTCTTTGTCGGCTGGCTAGTGACCAGTCTAGCTTGGATCGGCGTGGCACGAAAAGTCCGAGCTTCCACCGGCCGGGCTAACGAACTCGTGCTGCGCTCGCGCGGGATACGCATCGACCTTGTAGCGCGCGCGCCAGGCCGTCCGTCCGTCGGTGCGTTCGTGCATGGTGCATGCCAGCGTGCCCGGCCAGCGCGGCTGACGGACGACGAAATTGGTCGGATCGATCCGCGCCGCGCCGCACGCGTACGTCGACGTGGCCTCCCTGCGGGCCGATCGTGGATCCATCCTGGCGCCCGCGCGGCGTTCGGCTCTTCACCGGCGGAAAATGTAGCTTTCTCTTCTCGGTTGTTGTTTGTGCCTCACGCTACATTTGTAAAGTCTCGACTCCTTTTGTgttattttttttgaaacaaagaCATTGCCTCATCTATTAACTAAGGAGAAGAGAATTGGTCAGTTAATAATGAAAAACTGGACAAAAACCTGTACAACAAGGGCCTAGCCCACTCCCATATATTGACACACTCAGTGCAAAGCCCACCCTTATCGACGATACGTCGACCTACGGCCAGACAACACAACTCCGACTCTGACAGAGAACTATCCTGGCGCCCGTGCGGCGCTCGGCCTCTTCAACGGCCGAAAATGTTGTTTTATCTTCTCGGTTGTTGTTTCTGCCTCACGCTACATTTGTAAAGTCTCGActccttttgtgttttttttaaaCGAAGACATTGCCTCATCTattaactttttttttgaaagaCAACCACTTTATTCATATCATAATGTTTTGGGGGATACAGAGGTTGTCAGGAGGTCGATGGAACCACACATGACGGCCTGGATCTAGTGTAGTGGCCATCCGTGCAAGGTTATGTGCCTCATTATTACTATTACGGTACTCATGAATAAaaacacaactactaaaactGGACATCCTTccctgaatgtcatttaggatcatgCAATGCGTGCCTCGGTGTACTTGTTCCTTCAGTTCATCAACGACTCTCAGACAGTCAGAAGCAATCCGTATTCTGGGAACCATCATATCCTCTGCCAATGCCAGGGCTTCTCTGCATGCGTGTGCCTCAAGCACCTCCGGATCGATCATGCCAGGAAAGACCACCGCGGAAGCACCAAGAAAACCTCCGTGATCATTACGACAGATAACTCCAACAGCTCCAGTATTTGATGACTTCCCAACAGCGCCATCCACGTTCATTTTCGTCTCCCCCGTCGCTGGTGGAATCCACCTCGGCCTAAGTGTTCTCGCCGGCTCCCCTGCTGTGGATTCTTTGCTGGCAGTCCACGGACCTCGGATAGGTAACGCTGAATGAATAGATGTGTGGATAGAGGGCTTTGGAATTCCTGCTCATGGATTGCCCGACGTCTAGCCCACCATATCGCCCAGAGCGTAGTTAGGACAGTAACAAAACGGTCGCCGCTAAGAGCATTACAGAGGCCATGCAGCCAAAGCTTAGGATCATCCGTCTCATCCCCATACATCGACAGTAGGGAGTCATCCTCATCGTCCCGCAGAGACCAGACGCTCTTCGCCATATTACAATTGAGCAGGGCATGTCTCCACGTATCGACAGCAGCATGACATATCGGGCAAGATACCTCAGTCGTCATATGGCGCCTTCCCCTCTCCTAACCCGTTGGCAAAGATGCCCGAGCCAATCTCCACGCGAACATACGTAACTTGGATGGAACTCGAACACCCCACAGCCTCTTCCAGTTAGTTTCCTCCTGAGTCGGATGCGATGATCCTGTATCCCCATTGAGCCAGCCTTCTCGTCTAGCTTTTGTAGCCATAACCATCCTATTGCACGATCGTACAGAGAAGACACCTGATCGTTCATACTGCCATGCATAGAAATCTTCCTGGGGAGTGTGGCTGAGAGGGATTCGCCCGACGATGTCGGCATCCATTGGAAGCAGCTGTTCTGCCAGAGCACGTTCATCCCAGCGGCGATCATGTGATATAAGCTCCGATACTCGTTCCAGTGGATTTGGGGATACCGCTCGATAGGGCCTCATGCAGTTGTCACGAGGTAGCCAGTTGTCGTTCCAGATATTGGTGTTAGCGCCATTCCCGATTCGCTTAATCAGGCCCGTCAGGAGTATATCCCGCCCCTCGCACAAAGAGCGCCATATCTGGGATGGCCGCGATCCCACCTGAGCAGTAAGAATATCAGCAGTTGGAAAGTACACAGCTTTGAGAATCCGTGCACTCAATGTTTCCGGGTCGCAGAGAATTCGCCAAACCTGCTTGGCTAGCAAGGCAAGGTTGAATATTTCCATATctcggaagcctaaaccccccttGTATTTCGGCATGCACATTGTATCCCATGAAACCCAAGCGGTCTTTCTCTCCCCCTCCTTGCAGCCCCACTAGAACTTGTGAATCATGGATGTTATGTGTTGGCATAGACCCCTTGGTAGTTTGAAGAGAGCCATGGAATATGTGGGTATTGCTTGGGCCACTGACTTAATCAACACTTCTTTACCCTGCTAAGCACTTCTCCATCCATCCCTGAATGTTCTTCCAAACCCTGTCCTTTAAGTATGAAAACACGCCATTTTTAGCTTGCCCCACATCCGATGGGAGTCCCAGGTATCTCTCACATATAGTTTCCTTCTGGATCTGTAGAATACCTTTTATAATTTCTCTCTAGGGCCCTGGACATCCTTTACCAAAGTAGACTGATGATTTATCATAGTTAACTCTTTGCCCCGACGCTTGACAGTACCTATTTAGGATCTCCCTCAGTTGCTCAGCATTGTGAGTTGTATTCTTGCAGAAGAGCAGAGAGTCATCAGCAAAAAGGAGATGATTAACTCTTGGTGTAGTAGGAGCAATATGGATACCTTCAAAAGTCCCCGCGTTACTCGCTTGGTTTAGCAAACAGGATAACCCCTCAGCCGCTAGGAGGAACAGATAGGGTGAGATAGGATCCCCCTGACGAATTCCTCTAGTCGGCTTAAAATCACTAGCCTGCTTCCCGTTAAACAGCAATGAGAATGAAACTGATGTAACACCTCTCATTACCTGGCGCACAAAACTATCACAGAAACCTAACTTCCTCATAATGGCCTGTAGATAAGCCCATTCAACCCGATCGTATGCTTTCATCATGTCGAGTTTGACAGCGCAATACCCATTCTTCTTGCTTCTGTTGGTTTTCATGAAGTGAAGACATTCATATGCCGTGATGACATTATCTGTGATGATACGGCCAGGCACAAATGCCGATTGCTCTTCGGATATTATTTCAGGGAGGATCTGCTTCAGCCGATTGGCGAGCACTTTGGATGCAATCTTAAAAAGCACATTGCACAAGCTAATGGGTCGGTACTGAGACAGAAGGGTGGGATTTTGTACCTTGGGGATAATAACAATGAACGTCCTGTTGATCTCCTCAGGGGAGTCCTCTCCCTTCAAAATCCGAATTACAACCTCGGTCACTTCATCGCCACATAGATGCCAATATTTCTGAAAGAAATGGGCTGGGAAACCGTCAGGTCCCGGGGCCTTGGTAGGGTACATTTGAAACAAGGCGCTCTTCACTTCTCCTTCGGTGATATCTTTTGACAGCATGTCATTCATTAGGCTTGTGACTTTACAAGGAATATGTGACAACACTTCCTCCATGCCAATTACCCCTTCCGACGTATATAGCTGCTCATAGAAAGCTATTCCCATGTTTTCAAGCTCCCTCGGATCGCTACCTATGGAACCGTCTGCTCTTGTTAAGGACACAATGCTGTTTTTCTTTCGCCTAGCCGATGCCTTGTGATGAAAAAACTTTGTATTTTGGTCCCCTTCTAACAGCCATTGGATAAGGGCTCTTTGGCGCCACATAATTTCTTCCAGAATCGCAGCTCGACAATTCTGCCTTCAACTTTAACTTCCTCATACGATGCTGCAGTACGGTGCGGGTTCTCTCGTAGCTCACCCAGTCTTGCTCGAAGTTGCCTGAGCTCGGTTCGAACCAAACCAAACGTACTGGATCCCCAGCCGGTTAGCGCCACCGCCAGTGTTTGCATCTTCTCTCCTATCTCCCGTGCGGACTTGGCTTTTGAGCCCTTCCACGTATCGTGTAACATTGTTTGGAAACTTTCATGCCTTTCCCACATAAGCTCATATCTGAACGGCCTGCCCCGTCCAATTCGTTGGTTGTGTGCCTCCATACTATTCATAAGGAGTATGGGAGAATGATCCGACTTGACTGCCTGAAGATGACAGACCGCAGCCAGAGGAAATAGAGAGCTCCACTCCACCGATGCCAAAGCGCGATCAATACGCACTCTGCAGGTGCCATTCTGCACTTTCCTTTCAAATGTCCAATCCAGTCCCGTATACCCCAGATCACTTAAACCGCACACATCCACCGCCTCTCTGAAAGCATTGATCTGCCCAATATTGCGTTCGTTTGGTCCAAAGTGCTCCTCTCTCCTAAGGACTTCATTAAAATCCCCTATGCACAGCCAGGGAAGATCGCTGTCGGCCTTCAAGAACCGCATCATATCCCATGTCTTATATCGCATGCTCCTGTCCGCATCCCCATACCAGCATGTCAGACGCCATGGATCTCTCCCACTTTCCTTCACCACCATATCGATATGATATCTCGAGAAATTCCGCAGATGAAGCACCAGAGGCTTCCTCCAATACATGCACAGACCACCGCTTCTTCCCGCACTGCCAACCCCATATGCATGGTCAAAACCCAAAGTACTAGCCAAACCTTCCATGCGATTCTTTGCTATTTGTGTTTCCACTACAAATAGAACCCCGACACACTCTCCCGCGCAAGATCGCGGAGCTCATTGACTGTCGCGGGGTCGCCCAACCCACGACAGTTCCAGCAGAGTATCGACATTAGGCCTGGCGGTCCTCCTCGAGGGAGGCCGCTGATGGTGCCATCGCGAGGGTTGTTGCTCCTGCTCCATGAAGGCTGCTAGCCTTGACTGGCGAGGCTAGTTTCTTCACCCTTTTTTGCTCTCTAGGGGAGATGTAAgtaggggggggggaggaggtggaatatcTGGCAGGGAAACATCCCCTACACCTTGTTTAGCTGGGATGATACAGAGTGTACCACTCGAGGCCGATGCAGCACCACTATTCTCCTGGGAAGAACTCGTAGACAGCAGAAGGTTCAGGTTTCGCCTCGCTGTTGGTTCGTTTTCCTGCACTTCCCCTCCCCTTGCCGTATCTGGTTTCAGAGGGCtggtcacgtcctcctcctcacctTGCGCCGAATCTAGGCCAGCGTCCTGGGATGATCTCTTGCGTACTGGAGACTGTTGGCGAGGGTTGGgatctcccctccccctccctccggtTCGGCCTCGGCCCCTCGAACGGCCACCACATGTATCCTGGCCTTCCTCTTTCAACCCCTGCCCTACCTCCTTACGCTGTGCCAGCATCCAGCTGCCCCATTGCTTCTGTTGTGCCTCCCAGACGCCATCCCCCCATTCCTCATGATTATGCCCCATTTGTCCACACACGTGGCAAAAGTATGGGACTTTTTCGTACTTCACCGGGAACATACGTAGGCCCTCTCCCACGACGACCAGTCCCGTTATCCTAGTAAGCGGCTTGTTCATAAGAATACGGGCTCTTACTCACACGTAATCTCCCTCATAATACAGCCTAGGAGAGAGCTGGGTTTCCTTCACTCGTCCAATCCGTCGAGCCAATTGATCCACAATGTCCGTAGTCCAATACATCTCCGGAATCCCATGGATATGAGCCCATACATACAGCCCATCCAGGATGACCGA
This window encodes:
- the LOC123424748 gene encoding UDP-glucuronic acid decarboxylase 4-like, producing MASSELTYRGQPAAAADGARAAESKPRTRQQLPQPLRYVLGEQRLVFSLVGMALATLVFLLLSPSTTTTSTTSSVAHLAAVGLASRQYHSGGAGRMAYEEAGGRHGRVPLGLKRKGLRVVVTGGAGFVGSHLVDRLLARGDSVIVVDNFFTGRKENVAHHAGNPNFEMIRHDVVEPILLEVDQIYHLACPASPVHYKFNPVKTIKTNVVGTLNMLGLAKRVGARFLLTSTSEVYGDPLQHPQVETYWGNVNPIGVRSCYDEGKRTAETLTMDYHRGANLEVRIARIFNTYGPRMCIDDGRVVSNFVAQALRKEPLTVYGDGKQTRSFQYVSDLVEGLMKLMEGEHVGPFNLGNPGEFTMLELAKVVQDTIDPNARIEFRANTADDPHKRKPDITKAKELLGWEPKVALRNGLPLMVQDFRTRIFGDQKQQQPDGAE